In Solanum lycopersicum chromosome 3, SLM_r2.1, the genomic stretch catgagacaacacatatcttGAAAATTCAGACTTTCAAATCATGAATaaaaccatttggtaggtcgGACTTACTAAATGTGAGACCTCCttctcatttacatgccctttcggtgctaagcattTATTCCATTTAGTAATCATCATACTCATCATACAAGAtcacattagtctcttctaGACCCCATGTGAACACCTCATCATAATGGCTCATAGTTATTCATAagtgagaactatcctttcactttaaaaacaacatacaaatataagtgAGTAAACATTTCACTCAACACTTTACTACaatcatgagaaactactttcaatcatataataatcataccaTAACATACTTTCATATTTCATATCCAATTCAATAgtctagggttaaggatgaggaatacctgctatcaacatcacaaccacacGTTAGACATAGAAGCATTATAatctaagtaactcatactTTATAACTGAATTCAAGAAGAACCAATCTTCATACCTTCTTTCCCtttattttccttcatacttcaattaaCAAAGAATACATAACCAATGCATAATCAAGGTAAATTTAAGAAGTAATGCAAAGCAATTATCATTCtacataatcatataatcattattttttcacGATTACCATAGAATTCCAAGATAAAGTGAGTTTAGGGAAGAACAAGGGTTCAAGAGGATATCTTGAGTGATTATCAACAATTAACCCTAATTACTTAGTTAAACAATTATAATAGaccataattcatcacaattaaatGAGAATTCTGTTTTGAAAAGAGAACCCATTTCTAGATTGAAACCTTAGCTTTGGGGAAGTTGAAAACCATCTCTCAAAgggcctcttggggaaaggaattcCAAGAGTGAATCTTGCcatgaatttgagatgaaatcCTTGGTGAATTGGTCCTTGACTTGGAGCTCTAGtgttccttcaatggaggtttgagtTTGGGGAGGGAGAAGCTAAAGAGAAGTTAGAGAGATGTGGGTTTGGGAAATAATGGAGTATTGTTAAGTTAGTTTAATGAGGTTTGGCCTTTATATAGTCCCCCAACTAACCTAATGAAGCACCCCTTAACATTAATTAATCacctaactaattaactaattaactcCCTAATTTTAAAACTTGGTAGTTGACTTTGGACCTTCAAACAACGCCCGTTGATGGGGCATTGATCAAATAATGGTGTCGTACTAACAAGCCATCGTTTGATTCAAAGACTATGTTTTTGGACATTTTGGTAAAATGGCTAAGTGTCAACCTACGAATCCATCAACGGCTCGTCGATTAAATGACGGCTCGTCGTTTGGCTCGTGGATGCACACTGTCCATTTTGACAGTTTTGGGTCAAATCGAAGGGTCCTCTGCAAgaacccttagggtggtccttggagaGTCGTTCCCAAACATTTCGACCCTAAACATGCTCTAATACTTATTTAGTACCTTTTTACCAAATTTTACTAAATTACGACTCTTAAAACCCAttgaaacatgccaaggcacactagcacacatCTCACAATTCTTCGGACGTCGTGGTCGTTTCTTAACATCTTGTCTCTAACACTTCCTACTTAGTTTCCATACACTATTTTAGTCttagaaacaattttaaagTCTTAGTTCACATAGTGAGGCTCTAGCCAAGTCAtagattttcgaagtgttacacttttttcaaatttatcatACAATACCTCTATTTTTCAAAGGATAAATTTTCAAAGGGGCCAATTAGAATCACCGACATATGTTTTTCAAAGGATAAATTTTAAGGCACTTTTTACcacattattttcaaaagttggcAAATAGAGAAAGACAAAGATGGTTAGTTTATTTCAAAGATTTAAATAaggtattttgtttttgttgtaagtTACTTAATGTGAGCTTTAATGTAAAGAATAATAAGTTAGCTAATGAAGGTAGTATATATTGGAAACTACTAAGCTTAGAACTCATGAAACAACTAACCaacatattattaatatgagtTCATGGATGGATATAGAATTTAGATTGTGTAATAATAAAACAGTCGATgaaaacattcaaaatcaaattaatagaGATAGAGACCATTGAAAAAATGTATCGTCAAGAATTACTTCTATCATAAAAACTcttggaaaaaataatttgacgtttaggggtaaaatgaaaaaattatatcaagaaaataatggCAACTTCTTGAGCATTACTGAAACTATTGCAGAATTTGATCCAATTATGCAAGAACATATTCGATGAAGCAAACATGATGAAATTCATAATCATTATCTTGGACATAATATACAAAATGAATTGGTGAATTTATTGGCAAAATGAATTGATGAATTTATTGGCAAATAAAATTACGAACAAGATTAttgaaaaagtacttttaaaaaaataaagtatttcTCTATCGTACTTGAGTGCACGCTGGATACAAGTCATCAAGACCAAATGTCTTTTATAATATGGAGTGTAGATATTTTGCTACTTCCATAAGTTTAACAGATTATTTCTTAGAATTCATAAAAGTGGATGATACAAGTGGAAAGTGtctttttaaagttattttagaTGAAATAAAATGTGTTGCACTTGATATTGATAATTTAAGAGGATAATGATATGATAACGAGTCTAATATGAAGGGAAAACAGCAAGGAGTgcaaaaatgacttttcatatAAATTCTAGATCATTTTATATACCATGTGGTTgccataatttaaatttgatatttcgTGATATggttaatttttgtaaaaaaaaccAATACCGTTCTTTGGAGCGGCACAACGTATATATTCACTATTTTCTTCGTCTACTAAGTcgtgtaaatttttaaaatatggtgTACCTACTTTAACTCTTAAATCATTGTCACAAACACGATAAGAAAGTCGTACTGAAAGTGTTAAAGCAATAAGATTTTATACTTTACAAATAAGAGAtgctttatttaaattataagaaGTTAGTGATGATCCAAAAATTAAAAGTGAAGTTAAttgtttatcaatttttgagcttgaaatttttgaatttgtattgGGTGCGACTATTTGGTATGATGTATTACTACTGTAAATTCAATTAACAAAAGTTTACAATCAAAAGATATAAATATTGATGTCTCTATAGATCAATCAAGaggtttaatttctttttttaaaacatatagaGAAGAAAGATTTACAAGTGTTATAATTTCGGTCAAGAAAATTGCATTAGAGATGAATATAGAACTTGAATTTCGTAAGAAACGTATAGTTTACAGAAGAAAACaatttgatgaaatattgataATGAAATCACAAGATCTCTTGAATAATCATTTAGAGTTGATAACTTCTTATACATAATAGACTAAACCATTTTTTCACTTCAAAATAGATATGAACAATTTGaagtatatattaatattttttgttttctatttagtGGGAAAAATTAAGATCATTAGATGTcgagaatttaaaaaaaattgtcttaatCTTGAATGTTCCTTAAAATATAATACTTATTttgatattgaattattttttgaattaaaagtattaaggaaaaaacatacaaataaaagACAATATTCTAAACGAGatactcaatcaaataaaaagactTGATTCTTTTCCAAATGCTTATATTGCTTATAAAATCATTTGAACAAATCCTGCAACAGTTGTCTCAATAGAAAgaagtttttcaaaatttaaaacaataaaatcttATATAAGATCAACAAtgtctaaaaataattaagtggaTTGACTATATTAtcgattgaaaaataattactagAATAGATTGACTACacaaaatttttttaacaacttTGCATCTAAGAAAAACTagaaaaatagatttaaaataaaaacatatataatttttttaaaaaaattaaggccTCTAGTTTAATTTTGGCCTTAGGCCACCAAGGATTTGAGTCGCCTTATATATGGGCCATTTGGCTCCTTTAGGTTTGCATGGTATTTGGATTTATCCCATGTTATCTATATTTTACGAAAAATTATGCGATTAAGCAAACTTATACAGCTTAATTACTcattatagttatagtttgctataattaccacaTGCGACTAACATTAACCATTAATTATgtgggctgacttcgagttgtataattagtcacgtttgtataATTATCCACATTCGTATAATTCACAACTAACAattctttgtttgatttatatttCTATACGATGATTTGTATTTGCATATGAGATAATTTCCTTTGGTTTCTCAGTTTTGTCACTTTATATATTCAATCTTTTTGTGTATAGCTTTCAAAAGTTTGTATAAACgtgcactttttttttataatataatttatttaatgtaaCTATTTAAAGTCaataaatgtatatttatatcAATTCGTTATTTTGAGgtgttttttttcatatttgtataattttaaacttaatatTGCTCAATCATGCAAAAACACGGAATTATACAAAGGTACCCACGAATTATACAAACGAGATGcgaatatacaaattattgccCTCTCTcacttgcctctctcctccctctcccgaTCTCGCTTgattctctcctctctctcccaatcttgctcgtctctctcctccctctcacAACCTAGCTCGCTTctctcctccttctcccaatcttacttgtcatatatacaaaacctatatgaataatattcaattatctaaccaatatacatacaCAATTTACCTCTATCCCATTTCTACCCTCTCTCCTCcatctctcaatctcgctcatctctctccctcctctctcaatctcgcttgccatatatagaaatacatatgtataatacacAATTATCTACCTGATATACATGTGTAATTCACCTCTCACTCTCTCGCTCGTATCTCTtatccctctctcaatctctctcGTCACTCTCTTTCTCTATAACATAtagctacgaattgtaattaacaaattataactatgaaGCATAATTAGGCTATTTTTGAGTGAATATATGCAAAGTTCCTTTTTATATTATGGACCAATTCAAGTTTTTtaaaactatagttataaatttgataaaatataataattttcatagatataattgataaattaagaaatgcattaatttaaagtcaaaataaattcatattgcGAGAACAATCATTATATGAGATACAAACCGTTTAAAAAATCATGatagaaattataaattttatttacatatgaaataaatgactggtatatatatatatatatattgtatttttaaaaatcagaaTTTTGAATTAggatttaaaatacaaaaatttgattaaaataacCATGTTTAAGATATgtttaatcaaatttttgtattttaaatccTAATTCAAAAttctgatttttaaaaatacaaacgACAGCGTATTACATGGGCCACAGCACGTGATGTTCGTTTGCTTCCCAAAAAGCAAAGAGATAGCAGTGAACATGACAGTCCTCCTGCTATGGCTGTTCCACTCTCCTCTGCCAAATTTCACACTTCAATTCTCACACAATCACTCCCCTCTTCTTCCTCTCGTTCTTTTTCCGTCGGAAAACGCTTCTGTTGCTCGTCGTCATCAACTTCCATGGAACATCATGAATCGAAATTTAAGGAATTTCCTTATGCATCTGTTCCGCATAGAGAGTTAATGGTGGAACTTGTATCGACTGTGGAGAATCGTCTTGGAGAGTCTCTACTTCCTTGTACTCTGCCTTCTCATGTGCAGTATTTTGAGAATGAATCTGCTACTGCTCATGCTTCTCTCTATGTCAGATCTGGAAATTCCTCTTCTCAGGTACTCTCCGACTACCTCCTCAATTGATTCTACTATTTATTACCTATTCATTCGTTTTTGCAGTTGTGTCAATTATATGTAGTATGATATAGAATTACTTCCTGTTGGATGTTTTGTTGAATTAGTATATACAGGGTGAATAACAAATCTATGGACAAAGAAATtgattttcataataataaagtgTGATACCAATAGTTTAGAACCCTTATTTTCAAGGAAAAGTTTGTCTTGGGACTTAATGACGACACTGAAGTGCACATTAAGCGAAGTGGTCAACATGTGTAAGCCTTGCTTCAAGGCTTGAGCATGCATAAAGTatgcaaccaaaaaaaaaacgcCAAGAATTTTCTCCTAATGCCCTTCAATATGAATGAATACACTACTATCTTGTACATAGTGAAGTTgataaagaaaacaagaaaattattatgtaCTATAGAATAATGATTGAGAAAGCTAGATCTTGTCATCTTATTTTAGTGGATTTGGCTTATGCAGAAGAGTTAATCCATTACGCATTGTGCTTTTTGTAGATTGTCCTTTTTACTATGTATGCTAATTCTTTTAATAGAAGTAACATGAATTGAAATGCCAAATACTTATCTGTATAATGTGGTGATGGGAGTTAAGAAGATCAGCAAATGTATTTTTGGTTTTATTCACCCAATGAAGTCAGACAAGATTTTTATCAAATCTGTTTCCTTTGAGCTAATTTCAAATTGAGTATTTCTTGTTCAAGCTATATATCTTGCACTTTCTAGTAAATAACAATCCATTCgttacaattaaaaaatatataacaaacaAAATTCGTGAATGTGCTGCAAACTCCCActaatattttaatagtttgCAGTTTGTTCTGTGAAATACATCTCAACTAGTTTTTCTGTGATCTTGTCAAAGTAGTTTGATCTCTGCTTGTTCCCCATTCCCTAGCTTCAGGAGCTGTAGGGGGAAAATTCATATGATCTGCAATCTCACCTTCTCACCATTACCATTCCCAACTTCAATATCTGGCGGCACTGAGTTTCCCATCTGAATAGGTGCTGAGGTAAGTTGTGAACTAGTATCCAATCTGGAACAATAGAAGTTTCTTGCTCTGGTTTAAAATTCTGTGCACATCTCAGGATTTCATAGTGTATGACCGACCCAATGTGAATGAATGACTTGAAAAAATGTTATTGAAGTCTGTTTTGTTACAGAAAGTCAATGTAAATAGTGTTGTAGTTGTAGTACCCAATCTCGACTCTTCCTTTCAATTGAAATTGACTCACAAAAATTTTCCTTAGTTCTTTCATAGTAGGTTCCTTTGATAAATTTACCCACAATAGTCATTTGCAATTATTAGCCAAATTCACGAAATAGTCATCAGCAGAGAAATATATGGTTGGCTTTCCGAGATGAGTCTCATGCCTAATTTCAACAGGAGCTTCGGCGATTGAGGCATTGGCAAATCAGCTTGAACCTTTCTGTGAAGGTTGGTTTCGATGAAGTAGCACCCTTTTACCTTTCCCTGCTAAATTGGGATGTTTCTGTTGGAGTTGAATATTGGGGTTCTGATTTATCAGTGGCAACAGGGTTATGATCAGTTCCATTGATGTTGGTCGCGTCATCCGATTTCAATTTTGAAGAGGGTGTGTGAAATCTGAGGACACCTTTGGCTGAGGGGTTAAATGATTTTGGTGGGTGGATTTTGAATGGGTAGTATTTTCCTGTTGAGGTGTTGCATGCGTGATCTGCAAAAGAGTAGGCTGAGTGTTAATAGCAAGTTGGAGGTTCTGGTGAACTGTTAGGGGCAAGCTTTAGGAGTTTATTATTGTCCATGTGTTGTTCCTCTGAAGGATTGGAAGAAATAGGGGATGATGTTTATTGGTGTTGTGGTTGTTGGTGCTAGAAGGAGTTGATTATTGTGTGTTTGGGATTTTTCGGCTGGATTGGTTCAAACTAACCATTGGGGGTTGTAGGAGAGCGGGTGCGTTTTACTGAGTTGTCGGTGTAGGAGAGACTGCAGTTGGTTGAGATGAGTATGGATTGAATGTATAACTAGTGTTTTAGGTGGGTTCCGATGCACAATTGGTGTTTGCTGAAAAGATCAATAGATCTTCATAGAGAGAAGCTAAGAGAGTGTGCATCCAAAATTGACCAACCAATGTAACTGCtcgatttcaagaattatcctTGTTCATAATTTGTAGTTCTCTGCAAGTTGCATTCACCTGATGTCTTCTTGGGGAGTTATACATAAGGACTGCAAAAGCATCAGGGAGATAGCAATTTGGATCTGGCTTCTGTTCATTTATTCTTATCCAGTTCCATTCCTCCGCTTATAGTTAGTCATTCCATTGAGAGTTCTTTGACAAGTCCATTTAGTGTTCTTTTTCTAATGCCTATAATAAAAGATGAACTGGGAACACACAGTTAACGATTTCAACTTTCTCATCAGGAGTATAAGCAAGGTTAATATTTTTGCCTATTCTAAATTGTGACAGGTTGATTTCATACTTGGTAGTTGGGTTCACTGCAACTTACCCACCGGCGGAGCATTGAATATTACAAGCCTTTCCGTATATTTGAGACCTTCAACTGATGCACCAAACTTCTTAATTGAAGTTATTCAAAGCAGTCCAACAACTCTCATCCTCATTCTTGATCTACCTCCGCGAAAGGACCTTGTCCAACATCCCGATTACCTCAAGACCTTTTATGAGGAAACACAATTAGATAAGCAGAGACAACTTCTCGAGAAGCTACCTGAGGTAAAGCcttatttctcttcttctctataTATTCGTGCCCTTGTCTCTCCATCAGCTATCTTGGTTTCGATAGAAACCGATCCTTCCCAGGCCATTCGCATTGATGAAATTATTCAGGATCACATAAGTCCTGTTGCTAAGGTAATGCTGGATACATGGTTGAATCTGTGTGCTTGTACTGAGAGAAGATTGACAGATGATGAAAGTAAAGATCTGGCTAAGAGGGAtcaaataattaagaataagaCTATCGAGATAGATCTTGAATCAAGCTTCCCTAGGCTTTTCGGGCAACAAGTAGCTAACCAGGTTTTAGGAGTACTAAGGGAAATCTATAACAGTTGAATTTCTTGGTCCTGCTGCTGTTTGATAGTGTGATAATTGTATGTAATCATTATAATTCTTCAACatataatacatttaaaaagatGTATATTGAGAATAACAATATGTATTTTACCAAGGTGTTATATCATATGCCACTTTGTAAAGGGGTTATATTCACTTTAACAGATCTAGAACTGGAATCAAACACGCATTACGGCATTAGagagaattttaattaattttattttgatttgataaaaTTGACAAGTAATTTAAGACAATCATTTACAATGAAGTGGACTATGAAGGGAGAAATAGACCATTTTTCCAATTGGATGGAAGAGGATTTAggcccaaaaaaagaaaagaatactTAAGTTTGACAAAGCATTATAAACATTTCTAAGTTGGGATAAAATATGAAGTTGTGAGAATTAGTGGTTTTCTTAGCAGGTATTTTGTCATGCGATA encodes the following:
- the LOC778267 gene encoding red chlorophyll catabolite reductase, chloroplastic — encoded protein: MAVPLSSAKFHTSILTQSLPSSSSRSFSVGKRFCCSSSSTSMEHHESKFKEFPYASVPHRELMVELVSTVENRLGESLLPCTLPSHVQYFENESATAHASLYVRSGNSSSQVDFILGSWVHCNLPTGGALNITSLSVYLRPSTDAPNFLIEVIQSSPTTLILILDLPPRKDLVQHPDYLKTFYEETQLDKQRQLLEKLPEVKPYFSSSLYIRALVSPSAILVSIETDPSQAIRIDEIIQDHISPVAKVMLDTWLNLCACTERRLTDDESKDLAKRDQIIKNKTIEIDLESSFPRLFGQQVANQVLGVLREIYNS